A region of the Callithrix jacchus isolate 240 chromosome 5, calJac240_pri, whole genome shotgun sequence genome:
AGAGATCAGACCTAATTGACcccatcttgcttctagcctctaaactgtccttgttcattcctaggCGTAGGCCGAATtagctttgaaaataaatttagcgTATAGTTTACCTAATAGCCCTTCCCAAAGGGTTAAACCGTTcttgtaaaatgaatgaaaggcCACCAGTCACCAAGTCAAGATGAAAAGGGCtggaattctaaatattaccAGCCGTGATTCCGGAGGTCATAAGATTTGCAGCTTCCTCAATTACTCTTGAAGGTAACATTACTATTGTGAACCTGAGATcggccttttgagatgtcttttcaggtttttctaaCAGCCGCGGGACCCCATCTGGACCCGACATCCAGTTTTGTgccccccacccaggaactgactcagcagaAGAGAGCAGCTTCCACCACCTGTGATTTCATGCCTGagccaaccaatcagcactcccgaTTCACTGGCCCCCTACCCACCAAAGTATCCTTAAAAATTCTGATCCCTGAGTTTTCAGGGAGACTgacttgagtaataataaaaccccaGTCTCCTGCATAGCCGGCTCTGCGTGGATTACTCTTTCTCTATCGCAATCACCTTGTCTGGATATATCAGCTATCCTAGGCAGTGGCCGCGGCGAACCCCTTGGGCAGTTACACTGTCATCTAAGATAACTCCTGTTCACAAGCTCTCTGCCAGGCTGGCTGACCTGAGTCCTAAGGTGAAACTCACATGAGGAGAAGAGCATCTGCAGCCCATGTGCTGGGCAGAGGTCTCAACAAATGGAGGATGGGCTTTGCGTTCCCCTTCCATCCCCATGTTTAGGTATATGACTGATCGTCCAACTGGACACAAGAAAAAGGGAAAGTAAAGAAAGCTGAAAGAGATAGGATTGTGTCCTGATGCTTTTGGCTTTTaggagtttcttttttctccacgcCCCCCCACGCCCCCGACCTACTGCcaccaagatggagtcttgctctgttgcctaggctggagtgcagtaaagcaatctcagctcactgcaacctccatctcccaggttcaagcaattctcctgcctcagccccccaagtagctgggattacaggcccctgccaccacgcccagctaatttttgtatttttagtagagacagagtttccccatgttggccaggatggtcttgaactcctgacctcaggtgatttgcccacctcagcctcccgaagtgctgggattacaggcgtgagccatcatgcctggcctgtatctttagtagagacgagatttcacaatgttggccaggctggtcttaaactcctgacctcatgatctgcctgccttggcctcccaaagtgctgggattacaggcgtgaaccaccatacccagctggcTTTTAGGAGTTTCTAGAGCTTTCTCACAAAGGTGGTTTTTAGGTAGCACCCATAAGCTTTGGCATTCCCATTAGCCGGCTGGAAGGCAGAACTGGGCCGTAAAAACTTGAGGCCATCAGTGGCCACAGGAAGTCATCTGCCTACCCTCCCCTAACCCCATCAGAGAATCTGGAAACCAGGTTGAAACTGCTGCTAATTGCCTCAAAAGGTTAGGATTTAAATCAGTCCCCTCCAGGGCACTTGTGTGACGTTAAACAAGTCCGTTTATTtatgagtctcagtttctttataaaaaggggtggatagggctgggcacagtggttaacacctagaatcccagcactttgggaggcctaggtaggtgagttaatcacctgaggtcaggagttcgagaccagcctggccaacatggtgaaatcctgtctctactaaaaatgcaaaaattagccaggcatgggagcaagtgcctgtaatcccagctacttgggaggctgaggcaggagaattgcttgagcccaagaccgggaagttgcagtgagctggaatcatgccacagcactccagcctgggctacagagtgagacttcaatctcataaataaataaataaataaaataaaatgaggataacactGGAGCAATCTACTATTGTAAAGAGAAAGTGAAGGAACACAACACAGCAGGGCACCTCTTTCAttcaacaacttttttttttcttttttcttttgagaccaagtgttgctctgtcttccaggctggagtgcaatggcacgatctcggctcactgcaacctccacctcccgggtttcagtgattcttttgcctcagtctcctgagtacctgggattacaagtgcatgccaccacacctggctaattttttgtgtatttttagtagagatgggccatgttggccaggctggtctcaaactcctgacctctaatgatccaccctcctcagcctcctaaagtgctgggattacacccatgatccactgcacctggcctcattcaacaaacatctaaGGCCCATTGTTCACTAGCAAGGCTGCCTATGCTAGGGGATAGAGTAACACAAACATGGTCCTCATGTTGCTTATAGGAGAGGAGGGATGACAGACACTCTATGAGAGGGACAGTTTGGGTTAATGGATAAGGCAACCAGGTAGATACCCCAGCCTCCCACTCACCAGCTGGGTGACCCCAGACAAActcacttttttgttttgagacagggattcactgtcacccaggctagagtgtggtggcatgatgaCAGTTCACAGCAGCCCTgacctccgaggctcaagcaattctcccacctcagcctcccaagtagagctgggactacaggcatgtgccacaatgctcagctaattttttaattttttgtagagacagggtctccctatgttgtccaagctggtcttgaactgctgggctcaagtgatcctcccaccttggcctcctgaagtgttgagattacaggtgtgaaccaccataccgtGCCAAGCTCAAAAACTCTTTGTGCTTTATCTTTCAACAGTAAAATGCATCCGAGCTGTACCCACTTCATAGGGTGGTGGGGATTACACAAGTCGACGTGTGCAAAAATATTTCCAGCTCCTTCTAAGTGCTCAGGTAGTACATGTATGACCACTGCAATTAGAAGGAGATGTGTAACAGGCAAAGCTGGTAGAGATGATGTTGAGGCTGATGGTGAGTGTGTCCAGCATGGGGAAAAAGCATGGTTCTGAAGGAGGGAGGTCCCAAGGAGAGAAAGAGCAGGGTGTGCTGGCGAGCAGGAAAAGGGGTGTGGATGAAGACAGGGGTGCAAGTGAGATGAAGCTGGGTAGCAAGCCAGTTTAAGGAAAGAAGTGACATGATCACATTTGCAGTTTTACTGCATTCATGCGTCTTTGATAATGTGGAAATGTAGCACCATTTGCCTTATTTTATTAATGAACTCTCAACCCCCTAATGCAGATATTAGGGTAATTCCTGGCCAGCCCTCATTCCCTCTGATTTCCAGCCCCACTGGCTTTCAGATCTGGCTCTCTCTCGGGAGGGAACCAGAGGAAGACTTAGAAAGGCTAAAGTCAGACCCAGGCATAGGGGCAGCAGCATTCTCCCCACTTGCACACCACTTTGTGACCCAGTGGAGTCAGGTGTGACTGGGTTTGAAGGGCTAGGCAAATAATTTCTCGAGTGTTGTGATCATAGAGCCATAAACGCAGCGACCTAGCCGGAATGCCGCTTCATAGTATGTTCTCAGTAAATACCAGTTTCACGTCTTTCCTCTCTAAACACaatcttttttccttcccctcaCTAGCAGGCTGGGAGAGCCAAAAGGAGATTAGGGTGGAGGAGAAACCGACTCTTAGGAAGCAGGGGAGAAAGGGCGCTTTTTATTTATAGCGCCATTTGCAAAGGGGCAAACTATTCTGTCACCAGCCCCTCCACCAACTTTGCGGGGTTGGGGAGTCACTCTCCCCGCCACCTCCAGCAATCCTCAGTAACCTGTAACCTGGGGAAAGGGTCCCGAGGGCTGGGCCGGGACGCTGAGACTCCGCTGGGTCATCCCGGGACCCCAGAGCGGGatgggcaggaggtggaggtccaCTTCTGCTAATCTCAGCAGTCGGAGCCCTGGAGGCGGCGGATGAGAAAGTCCACAGCCCTGGCAATTTTGGGTGTATGGGCAGGGATTTAGCGTATGCCAACAGCAGCTCTAGTGAGGGTGCCCCCGCCCAAGCTCCTCGGAAGGGCAGcgctccctccccaccctcctacCCTTTCCCCCAGCACCCAATCCCACCTTGGCTGGCGCTCCGGGAGCCTCCGGGACAGCCGGGAGGCGTGGCCTCGGGCGGCCCGCCCCTTTGATGTGCACCGGCGCCGCTGTGATTGGACAGTCGCTTGTGACGTGTGGGGACTGCGGTGGGCTCCGCTGCTGCAGCAGCCGCAGCGCGGGCCGCGGCTCGGGCTCCGGCTCCGGCTTCCGGGCATTTAAAGGGGACGCGGAGGCTGCCCGGGGGGATGGGGGCCAAGTGGAGGGGACGGTTCAGACGCTCACCACCCTCGGTCCCTCGGGACTGGAGAGACTCGTGAGCCGGAGCCCAGAAATCCGGGGGTGGAAAAGACACCGCGTCCCCTCCAATTCCCGTAAGCACCCCTTGCTCCATCCTGCGCCCCAATACCTCAGCTAGCCCCCTTCCCCATTCCTTATACTCCAAACTCAGCCGGGACAGACCTCTGCCGCCGCCGTCCCCACGTGAGTCCTGGGCTCCGGGAGGTAGGGGAGGGCTGGGGTCCCGGCGCGGGGTGGGGGCTGTGGAGTTTGGAGGCGCTCCTTCACGCGCGTGGCAGTGGGGGAGTTCTGGAGCGCTGGAGTGagtccccttctctctcctaCCCAGGAATATAGTGCCGGGGTGTCCCTCCGTCCCCGGATCCGGCAAAGTCAAGGAATTGGTGTCCCCTTGCTCCCTGCCACCCACAATACCCCTCCCTGAGCCGCGCACCCCCCCCCCCCGTCCGCATGGGAGCCCAGCGCCCGCCAGCTGGGGGTGCGCCAGAGTGCTGGCTTCCCAGTCACCTCTAAAAATatctctcccccaaccccaccgGCAGCTGCCACCTCCCTGCCCCTAGGATCCCCTGCTAGCTTGTCCTCCCAGCCAGGGAGTGCCCAGAGGTGACTACTAGTCCCAGACGCCTCCCTGGCACCAGGGTGCAGGGCCATCACCGCCAGCTAGTCAGGACGGCAAGCTCCCAGCCCATGGGAGTCTCCAGAGCCAAGGGGAAGCTCCAGCTGCAATTTTCCCAAGAGGCGCCAGAGACTCCTGAGTTCTAATCCCAGTTCAGATGCTGTGTGACCCCTGGGATGTTAgcttgacctctctgggcctctgtttttcCTATCTGCTGCTCAGGCGTGGTGAGCATGGAAGATAGTCACGTTTGGGGGCACTgtctgggagagggagggaattCTAGCTTAGTTGTTGGATCTGATTTCCAGTGATTGATACAAGAGACTTGCTTTTGGACAGACAGGGCTTGTTACTGTGGTCTTTTAGGGGTCCTTGCCTCCCTATTCTCATTCTGCACATTTCCTGTGGAAAACGATCCCAAAACTTTCCTGGGAACTCCATCCACCCAGTAAGAGGAGAATTTCAAACTTAGGGCCTAAGCCAGAGAGGGGCCTGTTTCTCTGCCACCCCCTTCCCACAGATTTAATCTAAGAGTATTTGTGCAAAAGGCGGGAGGAAGCAGGCAGGAATGTGTGACCCGGTGCAGAATCAGGGAGTCAGGCACTGCTTTTAGATGGGACAAAAATATGGACTCCTCGCAACCCCCCAGAAGCCCTTCTCCCTGCTCTAGCTTGTGGGAGAAGCTCAGATCCTGCTCCCTACTTTAAGGGACTCTGTTTGGTGATCACCAAAGGATTAGATGACTTAGAACAAAGGTGACAGGTGAGAGACCTTTTGGAATATCACAGGAGCCAAATTCCAACCGGGATGGGGTTCCTCTGACTCCTGTGGGGTGAGGACGAGGTGTCACCGCATGGCCTTCTCAGTTTCCAGGGGAAGAAACCCAAGATGCCTGACTTTCTGCTTTggagactaaaagaaacaaggacAACTCACCAAACTGAATTCCCTAGAGACTATTATTAGCAGAAAAATGTAACTTGTTAATGATGAGAAAttagttttttgtgtgttttggggATGGGGTtactccctctgtcacccaggctcgggtgcagtggtgccatcacagttcactgcaacctctgcctcctgggttcaacggatcctcgtgcttcagcctcccaagtagctgggactacagtcgcaagccaccatacccagctaatttttgtttgtatagagacagggttttgccatattgcccagtctggtcttgaactcctggacttaagtggtctgcctgcctcggcctcccaaagtgttgggattacaagctttttttttttttttttttttgagatggagtcttgctctgttgcccaggctggaatgcaatggcatgatcttggctcactgcaatctccacctcccagattcaagcgattctcctgcctcagcctcccaagtagctgggattataggcatgtaccaccatgaccagcttatttttagtagagattgtgtttcaccatgttgatcaggcttgtctcgaactcctgatctcatgatccacccacctcagcctcccaaagtgcagggattacaggcaggagctaccatgcccagccgggattataggcttaTGCCACCCTGCCTGACTGAAAAATGAGAAGCTTTGACCATAATTAATAATTGATAGaatagtaaaaaaagaaagaaagaaacaagggcAAAGTAATGAAATCCTTCTCTATGGGATGAAAGCTGGTCTCTGGGTAGCTGCTGGTGACCCTTGGAATTTTGTATCTGCCCTCTGCCTCTCTCCAGGTGACGCACAGGCCTGTCCTGTTTGCCTTTTTATAAGGGGAGTGGCATCCCTGACCTTTCTCTTATAACTCACCTGGCTGAGGTTGGACATGTGATATCAGCTGGGATTCTGGAAGGTTGGAAGTCCCTCCAGATAGAGAATGGGGACTGCTCCAACTCATGCCATTTCCTTGTCCCTCATGCaacccttcccttctctcccactTCCTCCTTGACCTGCCTCCTTTCCCATCCCCCACCCTCTCTGCCCACTGCTTTATTCAGATTTGATCACCTCTCCCAATTCCTAGACTAGAAGGTCTTAGAAAAAACTGAGAGCCACATTCCATCCCTGCAGAAGGACTGAACACATGTGCGGTCAGGGTGTTGTAAGGAAGGGGGTACCGCAAGATGGAGAGTGCTAGAGCCTGTGCCTGCCGCAGTTTCGGTCCTGGGGCAATTGCTTCTCCCTCCTGAGTAGTCAGGGGAGAGTGTCACCTTGACAGAGGGGGGTTACAGTGT
Encoded here:
- the LOC144582673 gene encoding uncharacterized protein LOC144582673, with the translated sequence MEQGVLTGIGGDAVSFPPPDFWAPAHESLQSRGTEGGERLNRPLHLAPIPPGSLRVPFKCPEAGAGARAAARAAAAAAAEPTAVPTRHKRLSNHSGAGAHQRGGPPEATPPGCPGGSRSASQDEKHEEQNVCNLPKVTEPRGSCGQT